The window GATGATCCCGCCGCGCTTGATTTCCAGCTCGTCACCGAGATGCCGCGCCGTTCCCATCACGTAGCGCGCGCCTCCGATGGAGAGCGCACGATCGCCGAGCAGCGGCGTGTGAATCGCTTCGGTCAGCATTCCGCATAGATGAATCGTCTGATGCGTCATCACCGATGTTAGATCGAACATTCCATCCATCAGGTGCCCTTTGAAAATGTCGCCCGTCATGTGTTTGGTCGGCGGCATATACTTCAGCGGCGCATCGGGGAAGATCTGGCGCGTCAGCTGCGCTTGCGCGAGCTGGAAAAGAAACCCGTCTTCCAAATCCGGATCGATCTCGAAGGCGTCGCCCAGACCAAGCTGTTTATCGGGCAAGCCCGCACGATGCGCGAACTCTTCGTTGATGAATTGCGATGCGAGCACGGAAGGTGCTTGCTCGACCGCGTCGGCGGTCGTGAGGTAATTATCCTCGCCCGTGTTGATGATGATCCCGGCGTGCGCATTGAGCATGCGCGAGAAGTGTTGATCGACGAACGTGCGCCGCATGTTGATGTCGCGAAAGAGAATCCCGTACATCGAGTCGTTGAGCAGCATGTCGAGCCGCTCGAGTGCCGCAAGCGCCGCGATTTCTGGCATGCACAAGCCGCTCGCGTAATTGGTGAGCATCACGTAGCGCCCGAGCCGTTCGCCGGCTTCATCGAGCGCTTCACGCATGATGCGAAAATTTTCTTGCGTTGCGTAGGTGCCGCCGAAGCCTTCGGTCGTCGCGCCTTCGGGGACGAAATCGAGCAGCGATTGCCCCGTCGAGCGGATCACCGCGATGATCTGTGCGCCGGCCTCGGCTGCCGCGACTGCTGCGATACGGTCTTCGTAGATGTTGCCGCTCGCGACGATGACGTAGAGCAAGGGCGGCGCACCTTGCGGCAAGCGGTCGAGCAAGGCTTGCCGGTCGTTCCGCTGCGTCTCGATCGCGTGGAGCGCGGAGCCCGCCCGCCGTTCGATTTCCGCGCGCCCCAGTTCCAAGGCCATTGCCCCGGCGACGCCATGCGGCAGCCGCTCACCGAGCGCATCGACAACCACGTTCGCGCGGGGGACGCTATCGGCGCCGGCGCCGGCCTCGCCAAGTAAGCGAGCGATAGCCCGCTCGACCGCTACGGTCGAGTGGGCAGCGATGAATGCGGCAACGGGATCGACGATCCGGCGCGCCAGGTCGCGGCACTCCATGACGGCATCCCAATCGAGCTCCAGCTGCATCGGCGAAACCTTGCTCCCTTCCGGCAGTATCTCCCGGTGAAAGCCATGGGACCGCGCGATGAAGCCCTCGTCAAAAACGTCCTTGCAGGCGACCACGAACAATTCGCCGTTCTGGTCGACCGGTATAAACGCGGCATCGGGAATTTCATCGGCGCCAGCGTCCGCTCGTCATCCGACGTAGCCGATATCTCGCAAGAAACGTTCATGCGCGCGTACGCGCACCTCGGCACGTACAATCCGCAGCTCGGCAAGTTTTCGACCTGGCTCTATCACATCGCGCGCAATGTCGTGCGCACGCATCTCGGCAAAGCACAGCGCCGTCCCACGACGCAAGAGTTGGCTGAAGAACAGACGCTCGAAAACACGCTTCCCGATATGTCGATCGAAGCCGATCCGGCCGGCGGCGTCTTACGCTCCGAAGCTGAAGCGGAAGTTCGCGCAGCGCTCGCGCTGCTGCCGGAACGCACGCGCACCGTTCTGGCGCTACGCTACTACGACAACATGGACTATCAAACGATCGCGCAGACGATGGGACTGTCGCTCGGCAACGTAAAGACGTTGATTCACCGTGGCAAGCTCGCGCTTGCGCACAAGCTCCGTCAGGCAGAGACGGAAGCCAGCAGCTTTCGCGCCTTGAGTATGATGCATGCGTTGCAACACGTCTGAAAATCTTTTCGACGGTCTGCTCGACGGGACGCTGAGCACGCTGCAGCGTCACAACGTCGAAACGCATCTCGCGAGCTGCGCGCGCTGCACGTCGGTGCTTGAAGAACTGCGCGTCATCGACGCGTTGCTGTTGACGCCGCGCCTGCTCGAGTCCGTTCCGAACTTCACGCAGAAAACGATGGCCGAGATTCGCACGATGCCGGCTCCGAAACCGGCGGCGCCGCGTCTTCCGCTGTGGATGGCGTTCGGATTCTATCTGCTCGTGTCGTGGCTCGGAATCGGAACGTGGATTGCATTCGGACGTCCCAACGCGCACGGACTGTTCTCGCTTGCGCTCGGCTTGCTCGATCACAGCTCGCGCGCAGTTCAGGACGTTGCCCGGGTGGTCGCCGCCGGCGTCGGATCGACCGGGATCGCGAGCATCGTCGCGCTCGTACTCGGCGTCGACATTTTGCTGATTGCGCTTGCGTTCTTTGCGCCGCGCGTCATCTCGCGCATGGCGCGCAACGAGCCGGTCTGATGCGCCGTAAGGCACTTCTCGTGATCGTCGCCATCTTCGCCGTCGGGATGCTCTCGCATCGTTCGTGGCCATCGGCACCGCGCCACTGGTTCCATCATGGCGCGAACTACATGTTCCGCGACGTCACGGTTGGGCCGGGCGAAGTCGTCTACGGCAATCTGAACGTGTTATTCGGCAACGCAACGATCGACGGCCGCGTCGACGGCGATCTCAACGTCTTCGGTGGCAGCTGCGACACGACCAATGGCACGGTCGAAGGTGAGCTCAATTGCGTGCAGACGGCGTCGGTCGGCGCGATCGCTCCCTGGATCGGAAGCGCGTTCGAAGACATTCCGTTCGCGGGCGAATCCAAGCACCTCTCGATGACGCTCGCCTGGAACTTCATCATCTTTCTGATGTTCTTGCTGTTCCCGATGCGCGCACGCTTGGCGCTCGCGCGCGCTGAGACGCAGCCGGGACTCGCAGCCATGGTCGGCCTGCTGGCGTTCGTCGCAGTGGTGCCGCTTGGGATTTTATTGGCGCTTTCGATCATCGGAATTCCACTGATCGTCATCGAGCTGGCCGCGGTCTTTGCGGGCGTCTGCATCGGCCAAGCTGCAATCGCATTGCTCGTCGGCCGACGTCTCTCGGAGCTGGTGCGCCCGAATACGACACCGTCACCGCTTGCGGCATTGCTGCTCGGGTTGATCGTCGTCAGCGCAGCAGAAATCGTCCCAGGCATGGGCTGGCTCGTGACGGCGCTGATGGTTCTCGTCGGCCTCGGCGCTGCGATTCTCGGATTCGTTCCCTCTGCCATGGCAGGGGTGCGCCAGCCCATTACTGGGCCGCCGATGACGCGCTAAAGGGCGCCTCTGGTCCCCCGCGAAACGAGGCCGACGCCCCGCGCTTCGGAGGATGTTCTCTTGGGTTTGACCGTCACCGGTATCTCGCAGACAACCGACATCAAAGGGTTGGAGAAAGCGCTGCAAGATGCGGGATTTCCGCTCGATCCGATTCAGCTCGTCTCTCCGGACGATAGCGACAAGCATCTCACGGACGTTGAGAGCGATCAGCGCATCGATACGCGCTTGATGCTCGGTGGCGGACAAGGCACGGGCGTCCCCGGTCTTTCGGGTGGACGTTCGGATTACGATCTTCCCGGCCACAGCACATATTTTCGCAACGAAGAGCTGTGGGATCGTCTCGATGATTTCGAGATCCCTGACGACGAGATCGAAAATTATCTCGAAGCGCTCGCGGCCGGCCGCAGTGTGGTCGCATATTTTGCCGGA of the Candidatus Baltobacteraceae bacterium genome contains:
- a CDS encoding sigma-70 family RNA polymerase sigma factor; this translates as MGPRDEALVKNVLAGDHEQFAVLVDRYKRGIGNFIGASVRSSSDVADISQETFMRAYAHLGTYNPQLGKFSTWLYHIARNVVRTHLGKAQRRPTTQELAEEQTLENTLPDMSIEADPAGGVLRSEAEAEVRAALALLPERTRTVLALRYYDNMDYQTIAQTMGLSLGNVKTLIHRGKLALAHKLRQAETEASSFRALSMMHALQHV
- a CDS encoding lysine 5,6-aminomutase subunit alpha; translation: MQLELDWDAVMECRDLARRIVDPVAAFIAAHSTVAVERAIARLLGEAGAGADSVPRANVVVDALGERLPHGVAGAMALELGRAEIERRAGSALHAIETQRNDRQALLDRLPQGAPPLLYVIVASGNIYEDRIAAVAAAEAGAQIIAVIRSTGQSLLDFVPEGATTEGFGGTYATQENFRIMREALDEAGERLGRYVMLTNYASGLCMPEIAALAALERLDMLLNDSMYGILFRDINMRRTFVDQHFSRMLNAHAGIIINTGEDNYLTTADAVEQAPSVLASQFINEEFAHRAGLPDKQLGLGDAFEIDPDLEDGFLFQLAQAQLTRQIFPDAPLKYMPPTKHMTGDIFKGHLMDGMFDLTSVMTHQTIHLCGMLTEAIHTPLLGDRALSIGGARYVMGTARHLGDELEIKRGGIIEHRARHVLEAARTRLRHVAEIGLEAAIEARVFADVSRTPAGGRGYEGVFAKADGYWNPFEEMLRHASAAR
- a CDS encoding zf-HC2 domain-containing protein produces the protein MRCNTSENLFDGLLDGTLSTLQRHNVETHLASCARCTSVLEELRVIDALLLTPRLLESVPNFTQKTMAEIRTMPAPKPAAPRLPLWMAFGFYLLVSWLGIGTWIAFGRPNAHGLFSLALGLLDHSSRAVQDVARVVAAGVGSTGIASIVALVLGVDILLIALAFFAPRVISRMARNEPV